In one window of Blastopirellula marina DNA:
- a CDS encoding aldo/keto reductase, with translation METRTLGRTGLDISLLSIGGLYTSSLAYGVSETKRIMHRATELGINAVDTAPAYADSEATLGKAIDGLSAPLIITTKLGGRPTPFDPQSVAGLRQSLEESLQLLGRESVDILMIHEPDRPQQYAWWTSYDPLEGPVLELMESLKREGKVRYTGLAGTTVSEMTYLVNQDKFDVVLTAFNYNALFREAASTVIPAATSLNMGVVLGSVFGQGFLTRCPQGLTESDKVWLAEARRQQLAAYVKLLDEAGMSAVELCLRFAVSDSRIHTIPIGCKTIDQLEACVAAVNQGPLPEDIRARLDEIAEMVPYRPFEEPMILPLGKSYTGPGIANMGAAVQVGKVAAAKLSRPI, from the coding sequence ATGGAAACAAGAACCCTGGGCCGAACCGGTCTCGATATTAGTTTGCTCTCGATTGGCGGACTGTATACTTCCTCGCTCGCGTATGGTGTATCGGAAACGAAGCGGATCATGCACCGTGCAACCGAGTTAGGGATCAACGCGGTCGATACGGCACCTGCTTACGCGGATAGCGAAGCAACGCTTGGAAAGGCGATCGATGGGCTTTCCGCTCCCCTGATAATCACCACCAAGCTGGGTGGACGTCCAACACCATTCGATCCACAAAGCGTGGCCGGGCTTCGTCAGTCACTAGAAGAGAGCCTGCAACTGTTAGGACGTGAGAGCGTTGACATTTTGATGATCCACGAGCCAGATCGTCCTCAGCAATACGCTTGGTGGACCAGTTACGATCCATTGGAAGGTCCGGTGCTTGAGTTGATGGAATCGCTCAAGCGTGAAGGTAAGGTTCGTTACACTGGGCTCGCCGGTACCACGGTAAGCGAAATGACCTACCTGGTGAATCAGGACAAATTTGACGTCGTCCTCACAGCATTTAACTACAACGCTCTTTTCCGGGAAGCTGCCTCCACGGTGATTCCTGCGGCGACGTCGCTGAACATGGGAGTCGTGCTGGGATCGGTTTTTGGTCAGGGATTCTTAACGCGTTGCCCGCAAGGTTTGACCGAGTCGGACAAGGTTTGGCTGGCGGAGGCACGAAGGCAGCAGCTTGCGGCGTACGTCAAGTTGCTCGACGAAGCTGGCATGTCGGCGGTCGAGTTATGTTTGCGATTTGCGGTTTCTGATTCTCGCATCCATACCATTCCGATTGGCTGTAAGACGATCGATCAGCTTGAGGCCTGTGTGGCGGCGGTGAACCAGGGGCCGCTTCCTGAGGATATTCGCGCGCGTCTGGATGAGATTGCCGAGATGGTTCCGTACCGCCCATTTGAAGAGCCAATGATCTTGCCACTTGGCAAGTCGTATACCGGGCCGGGAATTGCCAACATGGGCGCTGCGGTTCAGGTCGGCAAAGTGGCTGCTGCGAAGCTGAGTCGACCGATTTAA
- a CDS encoding DUF368 domain-containing protein codes for MSDPRINAIRHFFCGLAMGAADAVPGISGGTVALVLGIYRRLVDAISQVNVEAFTLLRKRQWKTLAERFDLWFLLALGGGIVCGLLTFVVLLHELIGEPDHPARTQPLVYATFFGAIAASGYLVTRMIHPKSTQHAILCIVLAVAGGAFAYWLTGLPAFDEFTTAPNPIISFLLGAIAICAMILPGISGSYLLLVFGAYHYFSGVPKALAKGQLVMGDLFAFACFAIGCLVGLLSFSKLLKWLLHQHEAITLSLMGGFMIGALRKLWPWQPDAPIENPISNETAICFTLMIVAAIVVVAVDFIARPKAEDPL; via the coding sequence ATGTCAGACCCTCGAATCAACGCGATACGACACTTCTTTTGTGGCTTGGCGATGGGTGCAGCCGACGCCGTTCCTGGAATCAGTGGTGGAACGGTTGCCCTCGTATTGGGTATCTACCGCCGCTTGGTCGATGCAATCAGCCAAGTCAACGTCGAGGCCTTCACGCTGCTGCGAAAACGGCAATGGAAAACCTTGGCCGAGCGTTTCGACCTGTGGTTTCTGTTGGCTTTGGGCGGAGGTATCGTTTGCGGGCTGCTGACCTTCGTCGTTTTATTGCATGAACTAATCGGGGAACCCGATCACCCTGCTCGAACGCAGCCGTTAGTTTACGCGACCTTCTTTGGGGCGATCGCGGCATCGGGCTATTTGGTCACACGGATGATCCACCCGAAGAGCACACAACACGCAATCTTGTGTATTGTCTTGGCGGTGGCAGGCGGCGCATTCGCTTACTGGCTGACTGGTCTTCCGGCATTCGACGAATTCACCACCGCGCCCAATCCAATCATTTCATTCCTGCTTGGAGCGATCGCGATTTGCGCGATGATCTTGCCGGGAATTAGCGGTTCGTACTTGTTGTTGGTGTTTGGTGCCTATCATTACTTTAGCGGCGTCCCTAAGGCGCTTGCCAAGGGGCAATTGGTAATGGGGGATCTCTTCGCGTTCGCCTGTTTTGCGATAGGTTGCCTCGTCGGGCTTCTCTCCTTCAGCAAGCTGCTGAAGTGGCTACTGCATCAGCACGAAGCGATCACACTCTCGCTAATGGGTGGCTTCATGATCGGGGCACTACGAAAGCTGTGGCCCTGGCAGCCGGATGCTCCTATCGAGAATCCAATTTCCAACGAAACGGCCATTTGTTTCACGCTGATGATCGTGGCCGCAATCGTCGTCGTCGCGGTCGACTTCATCGCCCGCCCCAAAGCGGAAGATCCGCTCTAA
- the ispE gene encoding 4-(cytidine 5'-diphospho)-2-C-methyl-D-erythritol kinase, with translation MLLQRLASKVSVLAPAKINLFLELLGKRPDGFHELETVMIAVSLFDRLEVTPQDEPTIELDCAWEIGQMAQANQWDDPAQFLGDLPPMESNLVYRAVKLLQSEESVPRGAKIVLRKRIPSASGFGGASSDAAAALVAANQAWGLGCSIERLSDLAAALGSDIPFFLHAGQLGSGQAIATGRGEKIEAFEGKRLDLVLIRPAGGLSTPEVFRRCQIPHSPESAEGLMSALRSDRQTSIPRKLTNRLSSPARELSPRIDRLATLCEQLDVVAHQMSGSGSGYFAICRNRPHALQVAARLRAANVGMVFAVTTCGIRALRN, from the coding sequence ATGTTGTTGCAACGATTGGCCTCTAAGGTGTCCGTTCTAGCTCCGGCGAAGATCAATCTCTTTCTGGAACTGCTCGGGAAACGGCCGGACGGTTTTCATGAGTTGGAAACCGTGATGATTGCGGTTTCGTTATTTGATCGACTTGAAGTCACTCCGCAAGATGAGCCAACGATCGAGCTAGATTGCGCTTGGGAAATTGGCCAGATGGCTCAAGCTAACCAATGGGACGACCCTGCCCAATTCCTGGGCGACCTTCCACCGATGGAAAGCAACCTCGTGTATCGAGCTGTGAAGCTACTCCAATCCGAAGAAAGTGTCCCGCGCGGTGCGAAGATCGTTTTACGTAAACGCATTCCATCCGCTTCTGGTTTCGGCGGAGCGTCCAGCGATGCAGCCGCGGCCTTGGTGGCGGCCAATCAAGCTTGGGGTTTGGGATGCTCGATCGAGCGGCTTAGCGATCTAGCGGCCGCGTTGGGAAGCGATATCCCTTTCTTTCTGCATGCCGGGCAGCTCGGAAGTGGGCAGGCCATTGCGACAGGAAGAGGTGAGAAGATCGAAGCTTTTGAAGGAAAGCGACTCGACCTGGTGCTGATTCGACCCGCAGGTGGGCTTTCGACGCCAGAGGTTTTCCGGCGATGTCAGATTCCGCATTCGCCGGAGTCGGCGGAAGGTCTAATGTCCGCGCTGCGGTCCGATCGACAGACATCGATCCCTCGAAAACTGACGAATCGACTCAGTTCGCCAGCAAGAGAACTTTCGCCGAGAATCGACCGACTGGCCACTTTGTGCGAACAATTAGATGTCGTTGCCCATCAAATGTCAGGCAGCGGTTCTGGATACTTCGCGATTTGCCGTAATCGACCTCACGCATTGCAAGTTGCTGCTCGCCTGCGTGCCGCGAACGTCGGCATGGTATTCGCTGTGACTACCTGTGGAATCCGGGCCCTCAGAAATTAA
- the lepB gene encoding signal peptidase I — MTDFKSYRIPLAAIVAVFGAQILNALFVMQMAKANMPPNVASLVAWFVQAGLWGSVSVLAISSIIRIPVARSIKVALPTFLGPAATLMLTVYLFKPFVFDAFVVPASSMAPTILGRHLSSVCEECGAPRYGGISPNSPMPDENTEFDMICENFHVTASPTPDKQVYSGDRVLVSKFRKPKRWDLVVFKIPFEPDVLFVKRLVGLPGETITIQDGAVYANGKELVLPPALNGLSYADSFETDWPGHVRLWGNVDKPAKLGEDEYFVLGDNTYNSADSRVWQEQYDDVHHPYGLPKENIIGVVSEIYWPISRWRSF; from the coding sequence GTGACCGATTTCAAGAGTTATCGAATTCCATTAGCAGCAATTGTCGCCGTGTTTGGTGCGCAGATATTAAACGCACTCTTCGTGATGCAGATGGCCAAAGCGAATATGCCACCAAACGTTGCCTCGCTTGTCGCTTGGTTTGTTCAAGCAGGCCTTTGGGGTTCGGTTTCCGTACTGGCGATTTCAAGCATCATTCGCATCCCGGTCGCGCGCTCGATCAAGGTTGCTTTGCCGACCTTTTTAGGGCCGGCCGCTACGTTGATGTTGACGGTCTATCTCTTCAAACCGTTCGTGTTCGATGCGTTTGTTGTTCCGGCGTCTTCGATGGCACCAACAATCCTTGGTCGGCACTTGAGCTCGGTTTGTGAAGAATGCGGAGCCCCACGTTACGGCGGTATTTCTCCAAATAGCCCCATGCCTGACGAGAATACCGAGTTCGATATGATCTGCGAGAACTTTCACGTCACAGCTTCGCCAACCCCTGACAAGCAAGTCTACTCGGGCGATCGGGTGTTGGTGTCGAAGTTTCGGAAGCCTAAGCGATGGGACCTTGTTGTCTTTAAAATTCCCTTTGAACCGGACGTGTTATTTGTTAAGCGCCTGGTCGGACTTCCCGGCGAAACGATCACGATTCAAGATGGCGCGGTTTATGCCAACGGTAAGGAACTAGTTCTCCCGCCAGCGTTGAACGGACTCTCTTACGCTGATAGTTTCGAGACGGATTGGCCAGGACATGTTCGTTTGTGGGGAAATGTGGACAAGCCGGCCAAGTTGGGCGAGGACGAGTATTTCGTTTTAGGAGACAATACGTACAATTCCGCTGATTCCCGCGTCTGGCAAGAGCAATACGATGATGTGCATCATCCGTATGGTTTGCCCAAGGAAAACATTATCGGCGTTGTTTCGGAAATCTACTGGCCAATCTCCCGGTGGCGTTCCTTCTAG
- a CDS encoding MotA/TolQ/ExbB proton channel family protein: MNTVTNLFYVLSNALLIPVMILLLISLVRVLIQCGRTLQEFVARNREQPHRRQLEQVAVKDHPLEKSLSTTGPLGRSLGRLTAANDTIPGLAYALSQIELEWQKSLDRIRGLIKLGPSLGLMGTLIPLGPALVGLAVGDIQTMSNNLVIAFSTTVLGLFIGMVAGWLATVKKHWYQADSALLNLLAERMSSSDEDRLRTMIEQETASVGEDLLAKESVHA, translated from the coding sequence ATGAATACGGTAACGAATCTTTTTTACGTTCTTTCCAACGCATTGCTCATTCCAGTGATGATCCTGCTGCTGATCTCGCTGGTTCGTGTGCTGATTCAATGTGGCCGAACTTTGCAAGAGTTCGTCGCACGAAATCGTGAACAGCCCCATCGACGTCAACTGGAACAAGTCGCCGTGAAGGATCATCCCCTTGAAAAGTCCCTTTCCACAACGGGCCCGCTCGGCCGATCACTTGGCCGTCTCACCGCGGCCAATGACACGATCCCGGGCCTGGCTTACGCCCTTTCGCAAATCGAACTGGAATGGCAGAAGTCTCTCGATCGCATTCGTGGCCTGATCAAACTTGGCCCCAGCTTGGGACTAATGGGAACGCTCATTCCGCTCGGTCCAGCACTGGTTGGTTTAGCCGTTGGAGATATCCAAACGATGAGCAACAACCTGGTGATCGCCTTTTCGACGACCGTGCTCGGGCTATTTATCGGTATGGTCGCAGGCTGGCTCGCCACGGTCAAAAAGCATTGGTACCAAGCTGACTCGGCCCTGCTTAACCTCCTAGCCGAGCGAATGAGCAGCAGTGATGAAGATCGTCTGCGAACCATGATCGAGCAAGAAACCGCTTCCGTGGGTGAAGACCTTTTGGCAAAGGAGTCGGTCCATGCCTAA
- a CDS encoding DUF2149 domain-containing protein, with translation MPKHSTRPTSTPSTWSQYRLRNKALPTFATEEEDDPLAGMANLFDVAMVFAVALMVALVSYLQVPALLQENDYTVITNPGTPEMEIVVKQGEEIKHYEASQSQGAGQGELLGQAYRLPDGRVIYVPSDETSPPQE, from the coding sequence ATGCCTAAGCATTCAACACGCCCGACATCCACACCATCAACTTGGAGTCAGTATCGTCTTCGAAACAAGGCCTTGCCGACCTTCGCCACCGAAGAGGAAGACGATCCCTTAGCAGGCATGGCCAACTTGTTTGACGTCGCCATGGTCTTTGCCGTGGCATTGATGGTCGCGTTGGTTTCGTACCTGCAGGTGCCGGCGCTGCTGCAAGAGAACGACTACACCGTGATCACCAACCCCGGTACGCCTGAGATGGAAATCGTCGTCAAGCAGGGTGAGGAGATCAAGCACTACGAGGCGTCCCAGTCGCAAGGCGCCGGTCAAGGAGAACTACTGGGGCAAGCCTATCGTCTGCCCGATGGCCGCGTGATCTACGTCCCCAGTGATGAAACCTCTCCACCGCAAGAGTAA
- a CDS encoding DUF1559 domain-containing protein: MKTYRTAFTLVELLVVIAIIGILISLLLPAVQQAREAARRMQCTNNMKQLTLAMHNYESTFKQFPQPAEDSLYGYSAQAKLLPYIEQGNLEDLIDYTQPLLSGVAYDPDLNPNLVNVVRQPLSVLQCPSDPGDPFSIEDGNVWAGTNYMMNAGPGSGMSYCSRSDTDGLFWRGSNTRFRDITDGTSNTIAIAETLYGLRGDDTADLIDASKQIKRVSGGGPCSATAESLVTRSATRYEGRRAGQWIRNITYQTLINAFFPPNAREPDVSHHGEAISGARSHHPGGVNVSLCDGSVRFVTETIDLATWRNLHNRHDGQVLTGFSQ, from the coding sequence ATGAAAACATACCGAACCGCCTTCACCCTAGTCGAACTTCTGGTGGTCATCGCGATCATCGGGATTTTGATCTCACTTCTGTTACCGGCCGTGCAACAAGCACGCGAAGCAGCACGACGCATGCAGTGCACTAACAACATGAAACAGTTGACGCTGGCAATGCACAATTACGAATCGACCTTTAAACAGTTCCCCCAACCTGCCGAGGACTCGCTATATGGCTACTCGGCTCAGGCCAAGCTCCTTCCTTACATCGAGCAAGGCAATCTCGAAGACCTGATCGACTATACACAGCCGCTGCTCTCCGGGGTCGCCTACGATCCAGACCTAAACCCGAATCTGGTGAATGTGGTTCGCCAGCCTTTGAGTGTGTTGCAATGCCCTAGCGACCCAGGCGATCCCTTCTCGATTGAAGATGGCAACGTCTGGGCGGGAACCAACTACATGATGAATGCTGGCCCCGGCAGCGGGATGTCTTACTGCAGTCGCTCAGACACCGACGGTCTATTTTGGCGTGGTTCTAACACGCGATTCCGTGACATCACCGATGGAACGAGCAACACAATCGCAATCGCGGAAACGCTTTACGGCCTCCGCGGAGACGACACTGCGGATCTCATCGATGCAAGCAAACAAATCAAACGAGTAAGCGGTGGAGGACCGTGCTCGGCAACGGCCGAATCATTGGTAACCCGCTCGGCAACACGATACGAAGGGCGTCGCGCCGGCCAATGGATTCGGAACATCACGTACCAAACGTTGATCAATGCCTTCTTCCCACCTAACGCCCGAGAGCCTGATGTTTCGCATCACGGCGAGGCCATCTCTGGGGCCCGCAGCCACCATCCTGGCGGCGTAAATGTTTCACTTTGCGATGGCAGTGTCCGCTTCGTAACTGAAACGATCGATCTGGCTACGTGGCGGAATTTACACAACCGCCACGATGGCCAGGTACTCACCGGCTTCTCGCAGTGA
- a CDS encoding class II fumarate hydratase → MSEFRIEKDSMGEVKVPANAYYSAQTQRAVENFPISGWTLPPALIHAMGWVKYACAIANRDLGKLTGTGKNPLKDEQVEALLAACVEVREGKLDGEFPIDIFQTGSGTSSNMNVNEVISNRAIEIMGGDRLAVAKPIHPNDHVNMGQSTNDTFPTSIHVAVAMQIKSNLIPALEKLHDSLDEKAKAWDKIIKIGRTHLMDATPLRLGQEFSGFARQIELSVKRAKIALDAVLELPVGGTAVGTGINTHPQFSEKVCAALAEGLDIPFIEAVNHFEAAANRDGLVQCHSELKSIATTLFNLSNNIRWLGSGPRCGFYEVALPTRQPGSSIMPGKVNPVMSESMMQATAKVIGNDGCIALSGAAGGNFQLNIMMPIMGHTVLESIHLLANSCDAFVEFCVAEMEANEDKCNAAVEQSLSMCTSLNPLIGYDKAAKMAKEAFASGKTIRELAEEQGEIDPAALEDALDPWKMTYPHE, encoded by the coding sequence ATGTCCGAATTCCGAATTGAAAAAGACTCGATGGGGGAAGTTAAGGTCCCTGCTAACGCCTACTACAGCGCCCAAACGCAGCGGGCGGTCGAGAACTTTCCAATTAGTGGTTGGACATTGCCGCCGGCCCTGATTCATGCGATGGGGTGGGTGAAATATGCCTGTGCGATCGCCAATCGGGATCTCGGTAAATTGACCGGCACTGGTAAGAATCCGCTGAAAGACGAGCAGGTCGAAGCGCTGTTGGCGGCTTGCGTGGAAGTGCGCGAAGGAAAGCTCGATGGCGAGTTCCCCATCGACATCTTTCAGACTGGTAGCGGCACTTCGAGCAACATGAACGTCAACGAAGTGATCAGCAATCGAGCGATCGAGATTATGGGAGGCGATCGATTGGCCGTTGCCAAACCGATCCATCCGAACGATCACGTCAACATGGGACAAAGTACTAACGACACGTTCCCCACGTCGATCCACGTGGCTGTGGCGATGCAGATCAAATCGAATTTGATTCCTGCGCTGGAGAAGTTGCACGACTCGCTCGACGAGAAAGCCAAGGCTTGGGACAAGATCATTAAGATCGGTCGCACTCACCTGATGGACGCTACGCCGCTGCGGCTTGGTCAGGAATTCAGCGGGTTTGCTCGCCAGATTGAGCTCTCGGTCAAGCGAGCCAAGATTGCTCTGGATGCCGTCTTGGAACTTCCCGTTGGTGGTACCGCGGTCGGCACCGGCATCAATACGCACCCGCAATTCTCAGAAAAGGTTTGTGCCGCGCTCGCTGAGGGTTTGGACATTCCGTTCATCGAAGCCGTGAATCACTTTGAAGCGGCCGCAAATCGTGATGGTCTGGTGCAGTGCCATAGCGAACTGAAGTCGATTGCGACGACCCTTTTCAACCTTTCCAACAATATCCGTTGGTTGGGTAGCGGCCCACGTTGTGGCTTCTACGAAGTGGCATTGCCAACGCGTCAGCCAGGTAGCAGTATCATGCCGGGCAAGGTCAATCCCGTGATGAGCGAAAGCATGATGCAAGCCACCGCCAAAGTCATCGGCAACGATGGCTGTATCGCACTTTCCGGTGCCGCAGGGGGCAACTTCCAACTCAACATCATGATGCCGATCATGGGACACACCGTTCTCGAAAGCATCCACCTGCTGGCCAATTCGTGCGATGCGTTCGTCGAATTCTGTGTCGCTGAAATGGAAGCCAATGAAGACAAGTGCAACGCGGCGGTCGAGCAAAGCTTGTCAATGTGCACCAGCCTTAACCCGCTGATTGGCTACGATAAAGCGGCGAAAATGGCCAAAGAAGCATTTGCTAGCGGAAAAACTATTCGCGAACTTGCCGAAGAACAGGGAGAAATTGACCCAGCAGCCCTAGAAGATGCACTCGACCCCTGGAAGATGACCTATCCTCACGAATAG
- a CDS encoding PQQ-binding-like beta-propeller repeat protein, translated as MRILIGLFLVTLCVSPAIADSSKSSDWPQWNGVNRDAVSSETGLLQEWPEGGPALAWKATNLGGGDSAPAIADGRIYGMSNRGDDEVVWALSEADGKELWVTKIDKAYEQRMPQSKEGPGGTPTIDGDHMYVMGMEGDVTCLKVADGEIVWQRDLQKDFGGIVPMWSFRESPLIDGSKVIVTPGGKDATMAALNKKTGETIWATKPPAEEAQPAPEPDEESRPQGRGRRGRGGFGGGPRAGAGYSSAIIVEEAGKKQYVQLTAKALIGVDAETGELIWQYDRPANRMGINCTTPVFKDGLIFAASAYGNGGGAVKLKKTDNGKIEAEEVYFTSNMQNHHGGLIVVDGCLYGANGGNGGGFLSCLDFQTGEVLWRDRKAPKGSLAMADGRLYLRSEEGPILLIEPNKEEFVEKGRFDQPDRTSKPAWAHPVIANGKLYIRDQGTLYCYDVKAN; from the coding sequence ATGCGAATACTTATCGGCTTGTTCCTCGTCACTCTCTGCGTTTCGCCAGCGATCGCAGATTCGTCCAAGTCATCTGATTGGCCGCAATGGAATGGAGTGAATCGTGATGCGGTCTCTTCCGAAACGGGTCTTCTGCAAGAGTGGCCTGAAGGTGGCCCGGCTTTGGCCTGGAAGGCAACCAACCTAGGTGGAGGTGATAGCGCTCCAGCGATCGCCGATGGTCGTATCTATGGTATGAGTAATCGCGGGGACGACGAAGTCGTGTGGGCTTTGTCTGAGGCCGACGGCAAAGAGTTGTGGGTCACCAAGATCGATAAGGCATACGAACAACGGATGCCACAATCGAAAGAGGGTCCTGGTGGCACGCCGACGATCGATGGCGACCACATGTACGTGATGGGCATGGAAGGGGATGTCACTTGCTTGAAGGTTGCCGACGGTGAGATCGTCTGGCAACGTGACTTGCAAAAGGACTTCGGCGGTATTGTGCCCATGTGGAGCTTCCGAGAATCACCGCTGATCGACGGCAGCAAGGTCATCGTCACGCCAGGCGGTAAAGATGCGACCATGGCGGCTCTGAACAAAAAGACCGGCGAGACGATTTGGGCAACCAAACCTCCAGCAGAAGAAGCTCAACCAGCCCCCGAACCAGACGAAGAGAGCCGACCGCAAGGTCGAGGCCGTCGCGGACGAGGTGGCTTTGGAGGCGGACCACGTGCTGGTGCGGGTTACTCGTCAGCGATCATCGTTGAAGAAGCTGGCAAGAAGCAGTACGTTCAGCTGACCGCCAAAGCATTGATCGGTGTCGACGCTGAAACAGGCGAGCTTATCTGGCAATACGATCGCCCGGCCAACCGCATGGGCATTAACTGTACGACTCCCGTTTTCAAAGATGGCCTGATCTTCGCGGCTTCGGCCTACGGTAACGGCGGTGGCGCTGTGAAGTTGAAGAAGACCGACAATGGCAAGATTGAAGCGGAAGAAGTTTACTTCACGTCGAACATGCAAAATCATCATGGTGGCTTGATCGTCGTTGATGGTTGCCTGTACGGTGCCAACGGTGGCAATGGAGGCGGCTTCCTTTCGTGCCTCGATTTCCAGACTGGGGAAGTCTTGTGGCGTGATCGCAAAGCTCCGAAGGGATCGCTGGCGATGGCCGATGGTCGTCTTTATCTCCGTTCGGAAGAAGGCCCGATCTTGCTGATTGAACCGAACAAAGAAGAGTTCGTTGAAAAAGGTCGCTTCGACCAACCAGATCGAACTAGCAAACCAGCGTGGGCACATCCTGTGATCGCCAACGGAAAGCTGTACATTCGCGACCAAGGCACATTGTACTGTTACGACGTCAAAGCGAATTAG
- a CDS encoding SpoVG family protein — MKITEVRIKLMEDSSDRLRGFCSITFDDAFVIRDLKIIEGANGPFVAMPSRKLTGHCPNCGCKNHLRAGYCNQCGMKLKQPHVERGSDQRAKLYADIAHPINSECREQIQTRVIDEYHNEIEEAKRPGYRSKYDDYFTDAGEDYEHDDDHDSNSSNKDSMRQETTSESIERSEDSSKLKGPHSRSADASIHSDASRPRKFGEGIFDD, encoded by the coding sequence GTGAAAATCACCGAAGTCCGCATCAAACTGATGGAAGATTCCAGCGATCGGTTGCGGGGGTTCTGCTCCATCACCTTCGACGATGCATTCGTCATACGCGACCTGAAGATCATCGAGGGCGCGAACGGGCCGTTCGTGGCCATGCCAAGTCGGAAGTTGACCGGCCATTGTCCGAACTGCGGCTGTAAGAACCACTTACGCGCCGGATATTGTAACCAGTGCGGAATGAAGCTAAAGCAGCCTCACGTCGAACGGGGCAGCGATCAACGAGCGAAGTTGTACGCCGATATTGCTCATCCGATCAATTCGGAGTGTCGCGAACAGATTCAAACGCGTGTGATCGACGAGTACCACAACGAGATCGAGGAAGCGAAACGTCCCGGGTATCGCTCGAAATATGACGACTACTTCACCGATGCAGGTGAAGACTACGAGCACGACGACGACCACGATTCTAACTCGTCCAACAAGGATTCCATGCGACAGGAGACGACGTCGGAATCGATCGAACGCAGCGAGGACTCGTCAAAACTCAAGGGACCGCATAGCCGTTCGGCGGATGCATCCATTCATTCCGATGCGTCTCGCCCTCGAAAGTTCGGGGAAGGGATCTTCGACGACTGA
- a CDS encoding aldo/keto reductase has protein sequence MHQRQLGPNNLEVSALGLGCMGMSFSYGLPKDKQEMISLLHFAVEQGITFFDTAEVYGPFTNEELVGEGLAPYRDQVAIATKFGFDIESRKVAKENKISPKLDSRPEHIRAVAEASLMRLQIESIDLFYQHRVDPAVPIEDVAGTIKELIAEGKVKHFGLSEAGAATIRRAHAIQPVTALQSEYSLWWREPEAEIFSTLEELGIGFVPFSPLGRGFLAGAIDAHTTFESTDLRSALPRYSPENLKANQAFLELLKDLAATKKATPAQIALAWILVQKPWIVPIPGTTKRHRLEENIAAASLNLTKEDLSAIDAGLSAITVHGNRYPAAMAEMTGR, from the coding sequence ATGCATCAACGGCAACTTGGCCCAAATAACCTTGAAGTCTCGGCACTTGGTTTAGGTTGCATGGGTATGAGTTTCTCGTACGGATTGCCGAAAGACAAACAAGAGATGATCTCCTTGCTCCATTTCGCCGTGGAGCAAGGAATCACTTTTTTCGATACGGCTGAAGTCTACGGTCCGTTTACCAACGAAGAACTTGTCGGCGAAGGACTCGCACCCTATCGCGATCAAGTTGCCATCGCCACCAAGTTTGGCTTCGACATCGAATCTCGCAAGGTCGCCAAGGAAAACAAGATATCTCCGAAGCTCGACAGTCGTCCGGAACATATCCGGGCGGTCGCCGAGGCCTCTTTGATGCGTTTACAAATCGAATCGATCGATTTGTTCTATCAGCACCGAGTTGATCCAGCCGTGCCGATTGAAGACGTGGCTGGCACCATCAAAGAACTGATTGCCGAAGGTAAAGTCAAACACTTCGGTTTGTCAGAAGCGGGAGCGGCAACGATTCGCCGCGCTCATGCTATTCAACCAGTTACGGCGCTGCAAAGCGAGTATTCCCTTTGGTGGCGAGAACCAGAGGCGGAAATCTTTTCAACATTGGAAGAGTTAGGTATTGGTTTTGTCCCTTTCAGCCCACTGGGACGCGGCTTCCTCGCCGGGGCAATCGACGCCCACACAACTTTCGAAAGCACGGATCTTCGCAGTGCATTGCCGCGATACTCGCCCGAGAATCTGAAAGCAAACCAAGCGTTCCTCGAACTTCTTAAGGACCTAGCGGCCACGAAGAAGGCGACACCTGCTCAGATTGCATTGGCGTGGATTCTCGTCCAAAAGCCGTGGATCGTTCCCATTCCTGGTACCACAAAGCGTCACCGCCTGGAAGAAAACATCGCGGCTGCCTCGTTGAATTTAACCAAAGAAGATCTCAGCGCGATCGATGCCGGCCTATCGGCGATTACCGTGCACGGAAATCGCTATCCCGCAGCCATGGCGGAAATGACCGGACGATAG